The Nitrospirota bacterium DNA segment TTGATGACACAATGGGTTCAAAGGCGATACTTTCGGTTTACAACAACCTCGTAAGGAGGCCTGAGAGCGTAGTGCTTTTGCATGTGCAAAGGCCCGGAGGAAAATCCCTAATGTATGAGATGCTCGGTGAGGCTGAGATGTCAACCCTTAAGGAGTCCCTTGAGGGGAGCGAACATCAGGCAAGGCTTGACGAGCAGGCTTATGAGATTTTGAGCTTCTATAAGAAGGAGCTTGAAGATGGCGGGTTGGTGCCGATAAAGACTGTTATAAGGTGGGGACATCCTGTTGATGAAATCGTCAAGGTCGCCTCTGAGGAGAATGCTGACCTCATAATAGTAGGCTGTAATGGAAAAAGCAAGCTACATAAGCTCGTCTCGGGCTGTGTTACAAGGGATGTTGAAAAGAGTTCAGGTGTGCCTGTGCTGGTAGCAAAAGCAAAAACAGGAGGCTGCTCTAAGGGTGAGAAGGCTTTGGGCTTAAGGGAGGCATATAATGCAAGGTAATGTCCTCTCCGTCCTGACAGCAGTAGGGTTGGGGCTTGCTTTAGGATATGTACTTCAGAAGGGAAGGTTCTGCCTGAATACAGCATTCAGGGACATCATATTCATTAAGGAGTTTACGCTCTTCAGGGCATATCTTCTAAGTGTGGTAGTCGCCATAATAGGTGCAAACCTCATGGAAGATATGGGCCTCATGATGACTGTCAGTCAGGGAACAGGAGAGGTCATTAAGACTGGACTTCTCAGGCAGAATTTTGTTCCGCTTGCAAATATCATAGGCGGTTTCATATTTGGCATGGGCATTGTGCTTGCAGGCGGCTGCGCAAGTGGAATTACCTACAGGCTCGGAGAAGGACAGGTCTCTGCACTGGTTGCGATTATCGGATTTTTCTTCGGTATTGTTATGGCTTCTGAGGGATTGCTAAGCCCTGTTCATAGATACCTG contains these protein-coding regions:
- a CDS encoding universal stress protein is translated as MKKVLIAVDDTMGSKAILSVYNNLVRRPESVVLLHVQRPGGKSLMYEMLGEAEMSTLKESLEGSEHQARLDEQAYEILSFYKKELEDGGLVPIKTVIRWGHPVDEIVKVASEENADLIIVGCNGKSKLHKLVSGCVTRDVEKSSGVPVLVAKAKTGGCSKGEKALGLREAYNAR